In the genome of Sulfurimonas autotrophica DSM 16294, the window CCGGATTTCTAAAACTATAAATAAAAAACAACGCTAATGCAAAAGACAAAAGAGAGAAAAATTCTAAATCTAAAATCCCAAATATAATGGCAGTAAGAAGAGCATAAGCAATATATTTATAACCGTTTTTACTTACAATAAAAAGATTATTTTTCATCACTTTTTCCGTTAGTATCATCATGATCTGTCATTGTTGCATCTGCTTTTAACTCTTCTTCAATGCTCTCGCTGTTTTCTACAACCTTAGATTCAATACCATTTTCTTTTTCAAAATTCACAATGATTTTTCTAACCTCATCACCGGTAATATTTTCTTTTTTATACAGCAGGGCAACCATCTCTTCGATAGCTCCACGATACTCTTCTAAACGATTTAAAACGGCCTGATAATGCTCATCTAATGATTTTTTGATGTATTCATCCATCTCTTCGGCCATTCTTTCGCTGTATTCGCGTGTTGCCTGTTGTCCACCTCCGCTTAAAAAGGACTGGCGTGATTTCTCAAGAACCATTAGTCCTGCGATTTCACTCATACCATAGGTCTGGACCATTGATTTTATAATGTCAGTAGCACGTTCCAAATCATTTCCGGCACCTGTTGAGATTTCACCAATGAAGACTTGTTCAGCCGCACGGCCGCCAAGCAGAGTATCTACTTCTGCCCATAACTCATGCATCTGCATCATATACTTGTCTTCTTCTGGCTTATTAAGCGTGTAGCCAAGTGCAGCCAAACCACGGGGTACTATAGAAACTTTAGAAACTTTTTTCGCACCATCTGTTGTTTCAGCCAAAAGTGCATGCCCACTTTCATGGTATGCAACAATTTTTTTCTCTTTCGGATTAATACGTCGAGATTTTTTAGCAAGACCTGCAAGTGCACGTTCAACTGCTTCATACATATCTTGCTGTTTGACAGTTTTTTGACTTTTTCTACCTGCAAGCAGCGCCGCTTCATTAACTATGTTCGCTAAATCTGCACCTGCTAGTCCTGCCGTTAAGCGTGCAATCTCTTTAAGATCCACATCTTTGTCTATTTTTACATTTTTTACATGTACTTTTAAAATTTTTACACGACCTTCAAAATCTGGTTTATCGACAAGAACCTGTCTGTCAAAACGACCTGGACGCAACAGTGCCGGATCAAGTATTTCAGGTCTATTAGTCGCTGCTAAAATTATAACAGGTGTATCTGTTCCAAAACCGTCCATCTCTGCTAAAAGTTGATTAAGTGTTTGTTCTCTTTCATCATTTCCGCCCATTGGACCACCGGCTGCACGGCTTTTACCGATAGCATCAATCTCATCTATAAATATAATACTCGGCGCATCTTTTTTAGCCTGCTCAAACAGATCTCTTACACGAGCTGCACCCACACCCACAAACATTTCAATAAAACTAGAACCGCTTACTGAGAAAAACGGAACTTCTGCTTCACCTGCAACAGCTTTGGCAAGTAATGTTTTACCGGTACCGGGGCTTCCCACAAGAAGTACACCTTTAGGAATTTTTGCACCGATTTCTACATATCGTCCAGGATATTTCAAAAAGTCTACAATCTCCTTCACTTCTTCTTTTGCCTCTTCAACACCTGCTACATCGTCAAATTTTGTATCCGGTTTTTCTGAGTTTATTAACTTTTTGGAATTTCCCATTCCAAGCAGCCCTCCACCCATACTTTTTTGCATACGACCGGCAAAAAACATCCAGATAGCAATAATTATCAAAAATGGAAACAGCCAGCCAAACATTTCTGTAAACCAGTTTGTTTCACTAAATCCTGTATAGTCGATTTTTTCTTCATCTAAAAGCTTTATCAGTTCACTGTCACCTTTTACCACTCTTGTTGTATAAATTTTTGAACCGTCTGTTGAAATAGCTCTAATATAACTTTGTCCTATTTCAACTTTTTTTACACTTTTAGACTTTACAAGCTCTTTAAGTTCTGAATAATCAACCGGCTTAATTCTTGTTGTAGATGTTCCCATTACAGAATTATTATTACCGACACCTTCGCCAACCATTACTTTAAACAACAAAATCACTACAACTGAAAATATTGCAAATGTTATCAGCGGATTTTGGTTAAAAAAGTTGTTATTGTTTTTATTGTTTTCGTTATCTGCCATCTTTATTTCTTCTCTCTTTTTAAAACTAATGTAACCCATTCATCTTGAGCT includes:
- the ftsH gene encoding ATP-dependent zinc metalloprotease FtsH, producing the protein MADNENNKNNNNFFNQNPLITFAIFSVVVILLFKVMVGEGVGNNNSVMGTSTTRIKPVDYSELKELVKSKSVKKVEIGQSYIRAISTDGSKIYTTRVVKGDSELIKLLDEEKIDYTGFSETNWFTEMFGWLFPFLIIIAIWMFFAGRMQKSMGGGLLGMGNSKKLINSEKPDTKFDDVAGVEEAKEEVKEIVDFLKYPGRYVEIGAKIPKGVLLVGSPGTGKTLLAKAVAGEAEVPFFSVSGSSFIEMFVGVGAARVRDLFEQAKKDAPSIIFIDEIDAIGKSRAAGGPMGGNDEREQTLNQLLAEMDGFGTDTPVIILAATNRPEILDPALLRPGRFDRQVLVDKPDFEGRVKILKVHVKNVKIDKDVDLKEIARLTAGLAGADLANIVNEAALLAGRKSQKTVKQQDMYEAVERALAGLAKKSRRINPKEKKIVAYHESGHALLAETTDGAKKVSKVSIVPRGLAALGYTLNKPEEDKYMMQMHELWAEVDTLLGGRAAEQVFIGEISTGAGNDLERATDIIKSMVQTYGMSEIAGLMVLEKSRQSFLSGGGQQATREYSERMAEEMDEYIKKSLDEHYQAVLNRLEEYRGAIEEMVALLYKKENITGDEVRKIIVNFEKENGIESKVVENSESIEEELKADATMTDHDDTNGKSDEK